A genomic window from Bradyrhizobium lupini includes:
- a CDS encoding ABC transporter ATP-binding protein/permease — protein MQKPVRKRESGKKPPIVEIIGETGGEVAPPPPELVEPDPELSPEEAEQARKDYLLTRFWISARGFWGGNGDRLAWLYSVGLGLLIVLTVGFQYGINVWNRAIFDAIEKREASTVFHLTAVFFPLAIGSIVLGVAQVFARMGIQRRWRAWLTASVLTRWLGNGRYYQLNLVSGDHKNPEYRIAEDLRVATDSPVDFLAGVTSALLSAVTFIVVLWTIGGALTVTLAGSSVTIPGFLVIAAMLYAGIASGSILVIGRQFVQVSEDKNQAEADFRYTLTRVRENGESIALLGGEEEERDGIDRNFTNVLRQWAGLAGQHMRTTLVSQGSSLVAPVVPLLLCAPKFLDGSMTLGQVMQAASAFTIVQSAFGWLVDNYPRLADWNACARRIASLMMSLDGLERAELGDGFGRIKRGETSNDAMLELKDLSVTLDDGTAVVGETEVVIERGERLLVAGESGTGKSTLVRAIAGLWPWGGGSVNFHPDRRLFMLPQRPYVPSGSLRRAVAYPGAEDDWTVEEIGEALHKVGLDHLKEKIEEEAPWDQTLSGGEKQRLAFARLLLHNPDIVVLDEATSALDEKSQDKMMKMITDELPKATIVSVAHRVELEAFHSRKIVLERRKGGAKLVSDIDLIPRKGKRKLLGRFLRQRKAPKKAA, from the coding sequence ATGCAAAAGCCGGTCAGAAAACGCGAATCGGGCAAGAAGCCGCCCATCGTCGAAATCATCGGCGAGACCGGCGGGGAAGTGGCTCCGCCGCCGCCCGAGCTGGTCGAGCCCGACCCGGAGCTGTCGCCTGAAGAGGCCGAGCAGGCCCGCAAGGACTATCTCCTCACCCGCTTCTGGATCAGCGCGCGCGGCTTCTGGGGCGGCAACGGCGACCGGCTTGCGTGGCTCTACTCCGTCGGCCTCGGCCTGCTGATCGTCCTCACCGTCGGCTTCCAATACGGCATCAATGTCTGGAATCGGGCGATCTTCGACGCGATCGAGAAGCGCGAGGCGTCCACCGTCTTCCATCTCACCGCGGTATTCTTCCCGCTCGCGATCGGCAGCATCGTGCTCGGCGTGGCACAAGTGTTCGCGCGCATGGGCATCCAGCGGCGCTGGCGGGCGTGGCTGACGGCAAGCGTGCTGACGCGCTGGCTTGGCAACGGCCGCTATTACCAGCTCAATCTCGTCAGCGGCGACCACAAGAATCCGGAATACCGGATCGCGGAGGATCTGCGCGTCGCGACCGATTCTCCGGTGGATTTTCTCGCCGGCGTGACGTCCGCGCTGCTGTCGGCCGTGACCTTCATCGTCGTGCTCTGGACCATCGGCGGCGCGCTCACCGTCACCCTTGCGGGATCGTCGGTGACCATTCCCGGCTTCCTGGTGATCGCCGCGATGCTCTATGCGGGAATCGCATCGGGCTCGATCCTGGTGATCGGCCGCCAATTCGTGCAGGTCTCCGAGGACAAGAACCAGGCTGAGGCCGATTTCCGCTACACGCTGACGCGCGTGCGCGAGAACGGCGAGAGCATCGCGCTGCTCGGCGGCGAGGAGGAGGAGCGCGACGGCATCGACCGCAATTTCACCAACGTGCTGCGGCAATGGGCGGGGCTCGCGGGTCAGCACATGCGCACCACGCTGGTGTCGCAGGGATCGAGCCTCGTTGCGCCGGTCGTGCCGCTTCTGCTGTGCGCGCCGAAATTCCTCGACGGCAGCATGACGCTGGGTCAGGTGATGCAGGCGGCTTCCGCCTTCACCATCGTGCAGAGCGCGTTCGGCTGGTTGGTCGACAATTATCCGCGGCTCGCCGACTGGAATGCCTGCGCTCGCCGCATCGCCTCGCTGATGATGTCGCTCGACGGCCTCGAGCGCGCCGAGCTGGGCGACGGCTTCGGCCGCATCAAGCGCGGCGAGACCAGCAATGACGCCATGCTGGAGCTGAAGGATCTCTCCGTCACGCTCGATGACGGCACCGCCGTGGTCGGCGAGACCGAGGTGGTGATCGAGCGTGGCGAGCGGCTGCTGGTGGCCGGCGAATCCGGCACCGGCAAGAGCACGCTGGTGCGCGCCATCGCCGGGCTCTGGCCATGGGGTGGCGGCAGCGTCAATTTCCATCCCGACCGGCGGCTGTTCATGCTGCCACAGCGACCCTACGTGCCGTCGGGCTCCTTGCGTCGTGCCGTCGCCTATCCCGGCGCGGAAGACGACTGGACGGTCGAGGAGATCGGCGAGGCCCTGCACAAGGTCGGCCTCGACCATCTCAAGGAGAAGATCGAGGAAGAAGCACCCTGGGACCAGACGCTGTCCGGCGGCGAGAAGCAGCGCCTCGCCTTCGCGCGGTTGTTGCTGCACAACCCGGATATCGTCGTGCTCGACGAGGCGACCTCGGCGCTCGACGAGAAGAGCCAGGACAAGATGATGAAGATGATCACCGACGAACTGCCGAAGGCCACCATCGTCAGCGTCGCGCATCGTGTCGAGCTGGAAGCCTTCCACAGCCGCAAGATCGTGCTGGAGCGCCGCAAGGGCGGCGCAAAACTCGTCAGCGATATCGACCTGATCCCGCGCAAGGGCAAGCGCAAGCTGCTCGGCCGCTTCCTGCGCCAGCGCAAGGCGCCGAAAAAGGCGGCGTGA
- a CDS encoding ATP-binding protein, translating to MQGAQRNSLRLLQWMMAASLALPIALFAIAASISYTSTKDIADREIERTLDVAHEHALKVFETIDRSLAEINEVVRGMPDDIIRSREPGLHRRLKQLSDSLPQLKSAWIFDADGKSLVNSLASPPPAQSFADRDYFAAHVDQTIGSYIGVPLTPRQPYQGARFFGVSRRRGSDDGSFIGVIQASVLPEYFESFYARIGSDPGSFLAMGRTDGVVLAHLPRLDRDLRLDPNGPVGRSIAAHPEHGLITIAWPSDEVERRIGYRRIAEYPIYVSAGLETSAIRARWFATMGQHLVFGIPATALLFLLLAFAFRRTQHLQAEAAARREAEEALKHSQRLEALGQLTGGVAHDFNNLLTVIRASVDLLNRPQLSEERRQRYITAIADAVGRAAKLTSQLLAFARRQTLKPEVFDVGARLQSLHDMLATLLGPAIEIAMRLPAEPCLVNADASQFETALINMATNARDAMHGKGRIVFNVEAAATIADTRAPVSGSPDLSGGHDLAGKHGFVGIAVSDTGIGIPATRLERIFEPFFTTKQIGHGTGLGLSQVFGFARQSGGEVTVTSEVGHGSTFSLYLPRVAPDLLPQRQAPNTAPAVAGSGMSVLLVEDNIELANFAADGLTELGYSVTLIDNATDALAELVMDADRFDVVFSDIVMPGMTGLDLAQAVRDRGIGVPVVLTTGYSEALSQDGKVDFELVQKPYAIDQLSRVLHRVARRRVRDGAAE from the coding sequence GTGCAGGGCGCACAACGCAATTCGCTGAGATTGCTGCAGTGGATGATGGCTGCGTCCCTGGCGCTGCCGATTGCGCTGTTCGCGATCGCCGCCTCGATCTCCTACACCTCGACGAAAGATATCGCCGACCGCGAGATCGAGCGCACCCTCGATGTCGCGCATGAGCATGCGCTCAAGGTGTTCGAGACCATCGACCGCAGCCTCGCCGAGATCAACGAGGTGGTGCGCGGCATGCCCGACGACATCATCCGCTCGCGCGAACCGGGCCTGCACCGCCGCCTGAAGCAACTGTCCGATTCGCTGCCGCAGCTCAAATCGGCCTGGATCTTCGATGCGGACGGAAAGTCGCTGGTCAACAGCCTGGCATCGCCGCCGCCGGCGCAGAGCTTTGCGGACCGTGATTACTTTGCCGCCCATGTCGACCAGACCATCGGCAGCTACATCGGCGTTCCCCTGACGCCGCGCCAGCCCTATCAGGGCGCGCGCTTCTTCGGGGTCAGCCGCCGCCGCGGCTCCGACGACGGCAGCTTCATCGGCGTGATCCAGGCCTCCGTCCTGCCGGAATATTTCGAGAGCTTTTATGCCCGGATCGGCTCCGACCCCGGCAGCTTCCTCGCCATGGGACGCACCGACGGCGTGGTGCTGGCGCATCTTCCGCGGCTGGATCGCGACCTCAGGCTCGATCCTAACGGGCCGGTCGGCCGCAGCATCGCAGCTCACCCCGAGCATGGCCTCATCACCATTGCCTGGCCATCGGACGAGGTCGAGCGCCGCATCGGCTACCGACGCATCGCCGAATACCCGATCTATGTCAGCGCGGGGTTGGAGACCTCGGCGATCCGCGCGCGCTGGTTCGCCACCATGGGCCAGCATCTGGTGTTCGGCATTCCCGCCACCGCGCTGCTGTTTCTGCTGCTGGCGTTCGCGTTCCGGCGCACCCAGCATCTCCAGGCCGAGGCCGCCGCGCGGCGCGAAGCCGAGGAGGCGCTCAAGCACAGCCAGCGCCTTGAGGCGCTCGGCCAGCTCACCGGCGGCGTCGCTCACGACTTCAACAACCTCCTGACCGTGATTCGCGCCTCGGTCGACCTGCTGAACCGGCCGCAGCTGAGCGAGGAGCGGCGCCAGCGCTACATCACCGCCATCGCGGACGCGGTCGGGCGCGCAGCCAAGCTGACATCGCAGCTGCTCGCCTTCGCGCGCCGCCAGACCTTGAAGCCGGAGGTGTTCGACGTCGGCGCGCGGTTGCAGTCGCTGCACGACATGCTCGCGACGCTGCTCGGACCCGCGATCGAAATCGCGATGCGGCTGCCGGCCGAGCCCTGCCTCGTCAATGCCGATGCAAGCCAGTTCGAGACGGCGTTGATCAACATGGCGACCAATGCGCGCGATGCCATGCACGGCAAGGGCAGGATCGTCTTCAACGTCGAGGCCGCAGCGACCATTGCGGACACGCGGGCTCCCGTCTCGGGCAGCCCTGATCTTTCAGGCGGCCATGACCTTGCTGGCAAACACGGTTTCGTCGGCATTGCCGTCAGCGACACCGGCATCGGCATTCCGGCTACGCGGCTCGAGCGCATCTTCGAACCGTTCTTCACCACCAAGCAGATCGGCCACGGCACCGGTCTCGGCCTGTCGCAGGTGTTCGGCTTTGCCCGGCAGTCCGGCGGCGAGGTGACAGTCACCAGCGAGGTCGGCCACGGCAGCACCTTCTCGCTCTACCTGCCGCGCGTGGCGCCGGATTTGCTGCCGCAGCGGCAGGCACCGAATACGGCCCCGGCCGTGGCCGGCAGCGGCATGTCGGTGCTGCTGGTCGAGGACAATATCGAACTCGCCAATTTCGCGGCCGACGGCCTCACCGAGCTCGGCTACAGCGTCACGCTGATCGACAACGCAACCGATGCACTCGCCGAGCTGGTCATGGATGCCGATCGCTTCGATGTCGTTTTCTCGGACATCGTGATGCCCGGCATGACCGGGCTCGATCTCGCGCAGGCGGTCCGCGACCGCGGCATCGGCGTGCCGGTCGTGCTGACCACCGGCTACAGCGAGGCGCTGTCCCAGGACGGCAAGGTCGATTTCGAGCTCGTGCAGAAGCCCTACGCGATCGATCAGCTATCGCGCGTGCTGCACCGGGTCGCGCGGCGCAGGGTGCGCGACGGCGCCGCCGAGTGA